Proteins encoded in a region of the Carassius auratus strain Wakin chromosome 21, ASM336829v1, whole genome shotgun sequence genome:
- the LOC113038085 gene encoding olfactory receptor 1L3-like: MDNLTFRYRVILVEGLQITHQTSQLTFIFLLIAYVFIIVSNIGILIQISAEKRLHQPMHILFCHLPVSDVIGATVLIPCLLKDLLTDPSERYITYVECVFQAFFVHLYGTTSHTILMIGLSVRLSHCKSFISNHFCDNASLFKLSCENTVINNVYGLTFTVVLLTSSLGWVLMTYLKIAMVCLKSRNKATNSKAIKTCSTHLIVYVILFISGFVPIFLHRFSEYAENRKFGSVMFHVIPPGVNPIIYGLQVKEIRQRMLKLCRNSSF; the protein is encoded by the exons ATGGACAACCTGACATTCAGATACAGAGTTATTTTAGTGGAGGGACTGCAAATTACACATCAGACCAGCCAGCTGACCTTCATCTTTCTATTGATAGCTTATGTCTTTATAATAGTATCTAACATTGGGATTTTGATTCAGATCTCAGCAGAAAAAAGATTACACCAGCCTATGCACATTCTTTTCTGTCACTTGCCAGTGAGTGATGTAATTGGAGCAACTGTCCTCATACCATGCTTGCTGAAGGACTTATTAACAGACCCCTCTGAGCGCTACATTACATACGTGGAGTGTGTTTTCCAAgctttttttgtacatttgtatgGAACAACTTCCCACACAATTCTAA TGATTGGCCTCAGTGTGCGTCTGTCTCACTGCAAATCATTTATTTCAAACCACTTTTGTGATAATGCTTCACTTTTTAAACTATCTTGTGAAAATACAGTGATTAATAATGTATATGGATTAACTTTTACTGTGGTTTTACTTACCTCTTCATTGGGGTGGGTGTTAATGACATATCTCAAAATAGCAATGGTATGTTTAAAAAGCAGAAACAAAGCGACCAACAGCAAAGCCATTAAAACTTGCAGCACTCATTTGATTGTTTATGTAATCTTATTTATCTCTGGTTTTGTCCCAATTTTCCTTCATCGCTTCTCTGAGTATGCTGAAAATAGGAAGTTTGGGAGTGTAATGTTCCATGTTATACCACCAGGAGTAAACCCCATAATATATGGTTTACAGGTCAAGGAAATAAGACAAAGAATGTTAAAATTATGCAGAAATAGTTCATTCTAG